A genomic segment from Variovorax paradoxus B4 encodes:
- the ilvD gene encoding dihydroxy-acid dehydratase, which yields MDTKPIQINRRSANIVEGKSRAPNRSMFYAMGYEESDFKKPMVGVANGHSTITPCNSGLQKLADAAIAGIEEAGGNAQVFGTPTISDGMAMGTEGMKYSLVSREVISDCIETCVGGQWMDGVLVVGGCDKNMPGGLMGMLRANVPAIYVYGGTILPGRYKGQDLNIVSVFEAVGQNAAGNMSDEDLHEIEKRAIPGTGSCGGMYTANTMSSAFEALGISLPYSSTMANPHDEKANSAKESAKVLIEAIKKDLKPRDIVTKKAIENAVAVIMATGGSTNAVLHFLAIAHAAGVDWSIDDFERMRKKVPVLCDLKPSGKYLAVDLHQAGGIPQVMKVLLNAGLLHGDCITITGQTIAEVLKDVPDVPRADQDVIRPIDKPMYDEGHLAILKGNLSPEGAVAKITGLKNPVITGPARVFDDEQSALKAILDGKIVAGDVMVLRYLGPKGGPGMPEMLAPTGALIGAGLGESVGLITDGRFSGGTWGMVVGHVAPEAAAGGTIAFVNEGDSITIDAHKLVLELNVPEAELAKRREGWKPPAPRYTRGVQAKFAFNASSASSGAVLDKY from the coding sequence ATGGACACCAAGCCAATCCAGATCAACCGCCGCAGCGCCAACATCGTCGAAGGCAAGAGCCGCGCGCCCAACCGCTCGATGTTCTATGCCATGGGCTACGAAGAGAGCGACTTCAAGAAGCCGATGGTCGGCGTCGCCAATGGCCACAGTACCATCACGCCCTGCAACTCGGGCCTGCAGAAGCTGGCCGATGCGGCCATCGCGGGCATCGAGGAAGCCGGCGGCAATGCGCAGGTGTTCGGCACCCCCACCATCTCCGACGGCATGGCCATGGGCACCGAAGGCATGAAGTACTCGCTGGTGAGCCGCGAGGTCATCTCGGACTGCATCGAGACCTGCGTCGGCGGCCAGTGGATGGACGGCGTGCTGGTGGTCGGCGGCTGCGACAAGAACATGCCCGGCGGCCTGATGGGTATGCTGCGCGCCAACGTGCCGGCCATCTACGTCTACGGCGGCACCATCCTGCCGGGCCGCTACAAGGGGCAAGACCTCAACATCGTGAGCGTGTTCGAGGCCGTGGGCCAGAACGCCGCCGGCAACATGAGCGACGAAGACCTGCACGAGATCGAGAAGCGCGCCATTCCCGGCACCGGTTCGTGCGGCGGCATGTACACCGCCAACACCATGTCCAGCGCGTTCGAGGCGCTCGGCATCTCGCTGCCCTACTCGTCGACCATGGCGAACCCGCACGATGAGAAGGCCAACTCGGCCAAGGAATCGGCCAAGGTGCTGATCGAGGCCATCAAGAAAGACCTGAAGCCGCGCGACATCGTGACCAAGAAGGCCATCGAAAACGCCGTGGCCGTGATCATGGCCACCGGCGGCTCCACCAACGCGGTGCTGCACTTCCTGGCGATTGCGCACGCGGCCGGCGTGGACTGGTCCATCGACGACTTCGAGCGCATGCGCAAGAAGGTGCCGGTGCTGTGCGACCTGAAGCCCTCGGGCAAGTACCTCGCGGTCGACCTGCACCAGGCCGGCGGCATTCCGCAGGTCATGAAGGTGCTGCTGAACGCGGGCCTGCTGCACGGCGACTGCATCACCATCACCGGCCAGACGATTGCCGAAGTGCTGAAGGACGTGCCTGACGTGCCGCGTGCCGACCAGGACGTGATCCGCCCGATCGACAAGCCGATGTACGACGAAGGCCACCTGGCCATCCTCAAGGGCAACCTGTCGCCCGAAGGTGCGGTCGCCAAGATCACCGGCCTGAAGAACCCGGTCATCACCGGACCGGCGCGCGTGTTCGACGACGAGCAGTCGGCGCTCAAGGCCATCCTCGACGGCAAGATCGTGGCCGGAGACGTGATGGTGCTGCGCTACCTCGGCCCCAAGGGCGGCCCGGGCATGCCCGAGATGCTGGCGCCCACGGGCGCGCTGATCGGCGCAGGCCTCGGCGAAAGCGTGGGCCTGATCACCGACGGCCGCTTCTCGGGCGGCACCTGGGGCATGGTGGTCGGCCACGTCGCACCTGAAGCGGCGGCGGGCGGCACCATCGCCTTCGTGAACGAGGGCGACTCGATCACCATCGACGCCCACAAGCTGGTGCTCGAACTCAACGTGCCCGAAGCCGAGCTCGCCAAGCGCCGTGAAGGCTGGAAGCCGCCGGCGCCGCGCTACACGCGCGGCGTGCAGGCCAAGTTCGCGTTCAACGCCTCGAGCGCAAGCTCGGGCGCGGTGCTCGACAAGTACTGA